A single window of Nocardia higoensis DNA harbors:
- a CDS encoding metal ABC transporter ATP-binding protein, with product MSELAIEVDDVTVRYGEVHALDGVSLTLAPGRICGLVGMNGSGKSTLFKTIVGLVKPTTGTVRLYGDPPRVARRAGLLGYVPQSEDVDWTFPLTVRDVVLTGRHGRMGFLRRPSRADKEAVARALERVQLTELADRQIGALSGGQRKRAFVARALAQEATLLLLDEPFAGVDKRSEAAITALLRELAAEGAAVLVSTHDLHALPGLADEAVLLMREVLARGLPEDVLRPENLAAAFGLDVLNREVSS from the coding sequence ATGAGTGAACTCGCCATCGAGGTCGACGACGTCACTGTCCGCTACGGCGAGGTGCACGCCCTCGACGGTGTGTCGCTCACCCTGGCACCGGGGCGGATCTGCGGCCTGGTCGGCATGAACGGCTCGGGTAAGTCGACGTTGTTCAAGACGATCGTCGGCCTGGTGAAACCGACCACCGGCACGGTGCGGCTCTACGGAGACCCGCCGCGCGTGGCTCGCCGAGCCGGCCTGTTGGGGTATGTCCCGCAGAGCGAGGACGTCGACTGGACCTTCCCGCTGACCGTGCGCGACGTGGTGCTCACCGGGCGCCACGGCCGGATGGGTTTTCTGCGTCGGCCGAGCCGCGCGGACAAGGAGGCGGTGGCCCGTGCGCTCGAACGGGTCCAGCTGACCGAGCTGGCCGACCGGCAGATCGGCGCGCTGTCGGGCGGGCAGCGCAAGCGGGCGTTCGTGGCGCGTGCACTCGCCCAGGAGGCGACGTTGCTGCTGCTGGACGAACCGTTCGCCGGGGTGGACAAGCGTTCCGAAGCCGCCATCACCGCCCTGTTGCGCGAACTCGCCGCCGAGGGCGCCGCTGTCCTGGTGTCCACCCACGACCTGCACGCCCTGCCCGGCCTGGCCGACGAAGCCGTCCTGCTGATGCGCGAGGTGCTCGCGCGGGGCCTGCCCGAGGACGTACTGCGACCGGAGAACCTCGCCGCCGCGTTCGGCTTGGACGTCCTGAACCGGGAGGTCAGCTCGTGA
- a CDS encoding metal ABC transporter permease: protein MNPIDIFVEPLSYEFMVRALITTVAAATVCAVLSCWLVLIGWSLMGDAVSHAVLPGVVLAYIAGLPFAVGAVVFGFAAVGAIGLVRETSRVKEDAAIGIVFTTFFAAGLVLVSVTPSQTDLNHIVFGNLLGVDRGDLIQVVVLAAITLLALVLLRRDFTLFAFDPTHAHAIGLNPRVLGSALLGLLALTAVVALQAVGVVLVVAMLIIPGATAYLLTDRFQRMLLIAPAISVSAAVTGLYLSYHLDTASGAMIVVVQGAVFVLVYLFAPKHGVLGRRITAGRRRPIEPVGLDAR, encoded by the coding sequence GTGAATCCCATCGACATCTTCGTCGAGCCGCTGAGCTACGAGTTCATGGTCCGCGCGCTCATCACCACGGTCGCCGCGGCGACCGTCTGCGCGGTGTTGTCGTGCTGGCTGGTGCTCATCGGCTGGTCGCTGATGGGCGACGCGGTCTCACACGCCGTGCTTCCCGGCGTGGTGCTCGCCTATATCGCCGGACTGCCGTTCGCGGTCGGCGCCGTGGTGTTCGGCTTCGCCGCCGTGGGGGCGATCGGTCTGGTCCGGGAGACCAGCCGGGTCAAGGAGGACGCCGCGATCGGCATCGTGTTCACCACCTTCTTCGCCGCCGGCCTCGTCCTCGTGTCGGTCACGCCCAGCCAGACCGACCTCAACCACATCGTCTTCGGCAACCTGCTCGGCGTCGATCGCGGTGACCTGATCCAGGTGGTCGTGCTGGCCGCGATCACCCTGCTCGCCCTGGTATTGCTGCGCCGCGACTTCACCCTGTTCGCCTTCGACCCCACCCACGCCCACGCCATCGGTCTCAATCCGCGCGTGCTCGGCAGCGCGCTGCTCGGGCTGCTCGCCCTGACCGCCGTGGTCGCCCTGCAGGCGGTCGGCGTCGTGCTGGTGGTGGCCATGCTCATCATTCCCGGCGCCACCGCCTACCTGCTGACCGACCGCTTCCAGCGCATGCTGCTGATCGCCCCGGCGATCTCCGTCTCGGCGGCGGTGACCGGGCTGTACCTCAGCTACCACCTCGACACCGCTTCGGGCGCGATGATCGTGGTCGTCCAGGGCGCGGTGTTCGTGCTGGTGTACCTGTTCGCCCCGAAGCACGGTGTGCTCGGCCGCCGGATCACCGCCGGACGCAGACGCCCGATCGAGCCGGTCGGCCTGGACGCGCGGTAG
- a CDS encoding LGFP repeat-containing protein, whose translation MTRLPESRAARRTAAATATFAVLFTSAVGVAAARPVGPFDVGGAIEVEFDQAGGQGVLGDPVGPELDAAAGGRYQAFANNAAIYWRGDVGAHQVGGPVRDKWNTLGAEGGSLGYPVTRTLDTPGNTGEFTHFQNGSVYWSVGTAAHTVSGKIRDKWGELGWESSPLGFPVTDEATGPNNGRYNQFNGGAIYYTQRTGAHPVWGVIRDKWIAAGAEGGRYGYPTSDEYDYEDGKAQDFQGGRITWTP comes from the coding sequence ATGACACGGCTTCCGGAGTCCCGTGCGGCCCGTCGCACCGCCGCGGCGACCGCCACCTTCGCGGTGCTGTTCACCTCGGCTGTCGGCGTCGCCGCCGCCCGCCCGGTCGGCCCGTTCGACGTCGGCGGCGCGATCGAAGTGGAGTTCGACCAGGCGGGCGGTCAAGGCGTGCTCGGTGACCCCGTCGGTCCCGAGCTCGACGCCGCGGCCGGCGGCCGCTATCAGGCCTTCGCCAACAATGCCGCGATCTACTGGCGCGGCGACGTGGGTGCGCACCAGGTGGGCGGCCCCGTCCGGGACAAGTGGAACACCCTCGGCGCGGAGGGCGGCAGCCTCGGCTACCCGGTCACCCGCACGCTGGACACCCCCGGCAACACCGGCGAGTTCACACACTTCCAGAACGGCAGCGTCTACTGGTCGGTGGGCACCGCCGCCCACACCGTCAGCGGCAAGATCCGCGACAAGTGGGGCGAGCTGGGCTGGGAGTCGAGCCCGCTCGGCTTCCCGGTCACCGACGAGGCCACCGGCCCGAACAACGGCCGCTACAACCAGTTCAACGGCGGCGCGATCTACTACACCCAACGCACCGGCGCGCACCCGGTCTGGGGCGTGATCCGCGACAAGTGGATCGCCGCGGGCGCGGAGGGCGGCCGCTACGGCTATCCCACCAGCGACGAATACGACTACGAGGACGGCAAGGCCCAGGATTTCCAGGGCGGTCGCATCACCTGGACGCCGTAG
- a CDS encoding metallophosphoesterase: MGEIWFTSDLHVGHRLCARLRGFGEDTEAHDRALAQRWDAVVRPDDQVWVLGDISIGSGAAERRALAWIAHRPGVKHLVAGNHDPCHPLHSRSHLAQRRFLGVFESVQSAATRKIAGDRVTLSHFPYRDDPDGDHSAELRHNEWRPVDTGGWLLHGHTHSDVQQRGRQLHVGVDAHGLAPVALGWIEERIAGAVVGSRVDPVAAQRDTT, encoded by the coding sequence ATGGGTGAGATCTGGTTCACGTCCGACCTGCACGTGGGCCACCGACTCTGCGCGCGCCTGCGCGGATTCGGCGAGGACACCGAAGCCCACGACCGCGCACTGGCGCAGCGCTGGGACGCGGTCGTGCGCCCCGACGACCAGGTGTGGGTGCTCGGCGACATCTCCATAGGTTCCGGCGCCGCCGAGCGCCGTGCCCTCGCGTGGATCGCCCACCGTCCCGGCGTCAAACACCTCGTCGCCGGTAACCACGACCCCTGCCACCCTCTGCACTCCCGCTCCCATCTGGCCCAACGCCGCTTCCTGGGTGTCTTCGAATCGGTGCAGTCCGCCGCGACCCGCAAGATCGCCGGTGACCGGGTCACGCTCTCGCACTTCCCCTACCGCGACGACCCCGACGGCGATCACTCGGCGGAACTGCGTCACAACGAGTGGCGGCCCGTCGACACCGGCGGGTGGTTGCTGCACGGGCACACGCATTCCGATGTCCAGCAGCGTGGGCGGCAGCTGCATGTCGGTGTCGATGCCCACGGTCTCGCGCCCGTGGCGTTGGGCTGGATCGAGGAGAGAATCGCCGGGGCGGTGGTCGGCAGCCGTGTCGATCCTGTTGCGGCACAGAGGGATACGACCTGA